One Acidimicrobiia bacterium DNA segment encodes these proteins:
- a CDS encoding NUDIX hydrolase, with the protein MSRTGDPDPTTPTVQAAGGVVRRGERVVVIHRPAYDDWSLPKGKLADGESAEAGALREVEEETGLRCRIVAPLGETRYRDRRGRPKWVRYWLMEPEAPDEEKGFAPNAEVDELRWLAPDEAARLLTYPHDRDLLDRLPRGRHQP; encoded by the coding sequence GTGAGCCGGACCGGGGACCCGGACCCGACCACCCCCACCGTGCAGGCCGCCGGCGGCGTCGTGCGCCGGGGCGAGCGGGTCGTCGTCATCCATCGACCCGCCTACGACGACTGGAGCCTCCCGAAGGGCAAGCTCGCCGACGGCGAGAGCGCCGAGGCCGGGGCCCTGCGCGAGGTGGAGGAGGAGACCGGGCTGCGGTGCCGGATCGTCGCCCCCCTCGGCGAGACCCGCTACCGGGACCGGCGGGGCCGGCCGAAGTGGGTTCGGTACTGGCTCATGGAGCCCGAGGCCCCGGACGAGGAGAAGGGTTTCGCCCCCAATGCCGAGGTGGACGAGCTGCGTTGGCTCGCGCCGGACGAGGCTGCCAGACTCCTCACTTACCCACACGACCGAGACCTCCTCGACCGCCTGCCCCGGGGCCGCCACCAACCGTGA
- a CDS encoding phytanoyl-CoA dioxygenase family protein produces the protein MVDAALASLERDGYARIPDAVPLDLVAAARADLTTILERTPTGRDDFEGRRTQRVYALFAKTRALDAFALHPAVLELLDRVLGCYQLSAPAAIAIGPGETAQPLHPDDAIYPVNRPHAELVVNVMWPLEDFTEANGATRIVPGSHRWVDERPGPDTPTVAIDLPAGAALVYLGSVWHGGGANHTDRARLGVVLHYAAAWLRPVESHLLAVPPDAAAPLPPRLQELLGYNICPPFIGYVDGRHPRALLGR, from the coding sequence ATGGTAGACGCGGCCCTGGCCTCGCTCGAGCGGGACGGCTACGCCCGCATCCCGGACGCGGTGCCGCTCGATCTCGTCGCCGCGGCCCGGGCCGACCTGACGACGATCCTCGAGCGCACGCCCACCGGCCGCGACGACTTCGAGGGTCGGCGCACCCAGCGTGTCTACGCCCTCTTCGCCAAGACGCGCGCCCTCGACGCCTTCGCGCTCCACCCGGCGGTCCTCGAGCTCCTCGACCGCGTCTTGGGTTGCTACCAGCTGAGCGCGCCGGCGGCGATCGCCATCGGCCCGGGCGAGACCGCGCAGCCCCTCCACCCCGACGACGCCATTTACCCGGTCAACCGGCCCCACGCCGAGCTGGTCGTGAACGTGATGTGGCCCCTCGAGGACTTCACCGAGGCGAACGGCGCCACGCGGATCGTCCCCGGCAGCCACCGGTGGGTCGACGAGCGGCCCGGGCCCGACACCCCGACGGTCGCGATCGACCTGCCGGCCGGTGCCGCGCTCGTCTACCTCGGCAGCGTGTGGCACGGTGGCGGCGCCAACCACACCGACCGGGCTCGGCTCGGGGTGGTGCTGCACTACGCGGCGGCGTGGCTCCGCCCGGTCGAGAGCCACCTCCTCGCCGTCCCTCCCGACGCGGCCGCGCCGCTGCCGCCGCGCCTGCAGGAGCTCCTCGGCTACAACATCTGCCCGCCGTTCATCGGCTACGTCGACGGGCGGCACCCGCGCGCGCTGCTCGGCCGGTAG
- a CDS encoding HAD family hydrolase, with translation MTAISLAVLDLAGTTVQDDGAVEAAFVDALGAVDAGPGTPGYPDRLAYLRRTMGRSKIEVFRAVLGDEAGAQRANVAFEAAYGDRVASGAVQPIPGAAAALATLRQAGVRVCLTTGFSPATLDALLGALGWHDAVDLALAPGPGIRGRPHPDLVLHAVLRLEIDDVRGVAVAGDTANDLLAGTRAGASVVAGVLTGAHGRAELAAAPHTHLLDSVADFPALCLG, from the coding sequence ATGACCGCGATCTCGCTCGCGGTCCTCGACCTCGCCGGGACGACCGTGCAGGACGACGGCGCCGTCGAGGCGGCGTTCGTCGACGCGCTCGGGGCGGTCGACGCCGGGCCGGGCACCCCCGGGTACCCCGATCGGCTCGCGTACCTGCGGCGCACGATGGGGCGCTCGAAGATCGAGGTGTTCCGGGCCGTCCTCGGCGACGAGGCCGGGGCGCAGCGCGCCAACGTCGCCTTCGAGGCCGCCTACGGCGACCGCGTCGCGTCGGGCGCGGTCCAGCCGATCCCGGGGGCCGCGGCGGCACTGGCCACGCTGCGACAGGCCGGCGTGCGGGTGTGCCTCACCACCGGCTTCTCGCCCGCGACCCTCGACGCCCTGCTCGGGGCGCTCGGCTGGCACGACGCGGTGGACCTAGCGCTGGCGCCCGGGCCGGGGATCCGGGGGCGGCCGCATCCCGACCTGGTGCTGCACGCGGTGCTGCGCCTCGAGATCGACGACGTGCGCGGCGTGGCGGTGGCCGGCGACACCGCCAACGACCTCCTCGCCGGCACCCGAGCCGGCGCCTCCGTGGTGGCCGGGGTGCTCACGGGCGCGCACGGGCGCGCCGAGCTGGCGGCGGCGCCGCACACCCACCTGCTCGACTCGGTCGCTGACTTCCCGGCCCTCTGCCTCGGCTGA
- a CDS encoding response regulator transcription factor: MAEPPTILVVDDEQSYRDALSVALQREGFTVETAADGAEAIARFDAARPALILLDVMLPHMSGVDVCRELRTRSQVPIIMVTARNAEIDAVVGLEVGADDYVTKPFRLRELVARVRAALRRAPNVDGPAPAVEVIEIGDVKLDAGRHEVFVHDSLVPLPLKEFELLELLLLNAGRVLTRDVLIDRIWGPNYYGDTKTLDVHIKRLRAKLETDPANPTRIVTVRGVGYRYEKN, translated from the coding sequence ATGGCCGAGCCCCCCACGATCCTCGTCGTCGACGACGAGCAGTCGTACCGCGACGCGCTCTCGGTGGCGCTCCAGCGGGAGGGCTTCACGGTCGAGACCGCCGCCGACGGCGCCGAGGCCATCGCCCGCTTCGACGCCGCGCGACCGGCGCTGATCCTCCTCGACGTGATGCTGCCGCACATGTCGGGCGTGGACGTGTGCCGCGAGCTGCGGACCCGATCGCAGGTGCCGATCATCATGGTGACGGCGCGGAACGCCGAGATCGACGCCGTCGTCGGCCTCGAGGTCGGCGCCGACGACTACGTCACGAAGCCGTTCCGGCTGCGGGAGCTGGTCGCCCGCGTGCGGGCGGCGCTGCGGCGGGCGCCGAACGTCGACGGCCCGGCCCCGGCGGTCGAGGTGATCGAGATCGGGGACGTGAAGCTCGACGCCGGCCGTCACGAGGTGTTCGTGCACGACTCGCTCGTGCCGCTGCCGCTCAAGGAGTTCGAGCTGCTCGAGCTGCTGCTCCTGAACGCCGGGCGGGTCCTCACCCGCGACGTGCTCATCGACCGCATCTGGGGCCCGAACTACTACGGCGACACGAAGACCCTCGACGTGCACATCAAGCGGCTGCGGGCCAAGCTCGAGACCGACCCCGCCAACCCGACCCGGATCGTGACCGTGCGCGGCGTCGGGTACCGGTACGAGAAGAACTGA
- a CDS encoding HD domain-containing protein, with protein sequence MTRLSLTVRLRTSDEILAALEAGRDVDDDEPVDLLAHALQCAAILERVAPADAELQVAGLVHDLGTVLTPGRPESHAAVGADAVAGLLGSRVAALVARHDEAKRYLVTTDPRYRHRLSPRSLDTLRAQGGLLDPEERVALLAFPDLEACLTLRRADDAAKVPGARVPGLGYWRAAVERLARPAA encoded by the coding sequence GTGACTCGGTTGTCGCTGACCGTGCGGCTGCGCACCAGCGACGAGATCCTCGCCGCGCTCGAGGCGGGTCGCGACGTCGACGACGACGAGCCGGTCGACCTGCTTGCCCACGCCCTCCAGTGCGCCGCCATCCTGGAGCGGGTCGCCCCCGCCGACGCGGAGCTCCAGGTCGCCGGGCTCGTCCACGACCTCGGCACCGTCCTGACCCCGGGCCGCCCGGAGTCCCACGCCGCGGTCGGGGCCGACGCCGTCGCCGGCCTGCTCGGCAGCCGGGTCGCCGCCCTCGTGGCCCGCCACGACGAGGCCAAGCGCTACCTCGTGACCACCGACCCCCGCTACCGCCACCGGCTCAGCCCCCGCAGCCTCGACACGCTCCGCGCCCAGGGCGGGCTCCTCGACCCCGAGGAGCGCGTGGCGCTGCTCGCGTTCCCGGACCTCGAGGCCTGTCTCACGCTCCGGCGCGCCGACGACGCCGCCAAGGTGCCCGGCGCCCGGGTCCCCGGCCTCGGCTACTGGCGGGCCGCGGTCGAGCGTCTGGCCCGGCCCGCGGCCTGA
- a CDS encoding ATP-binding protein — MRAPSAPASGPGDSDAVPDNDACRRLVHALDSVPDGVIVVDAAGREEFRNTAALRFRDARHAEALAEHAVAQLVERARQGEVAERELPLFGPPREVLVLRALPLGDDGDALGAVALIHDVTDARRVESVRRDFVANVSHELKTPIGALGLLAETIASADDVEVVRRLAEQLVRESDRLGRIVDDLLDLSLIEAQAAPTREPTPVHVLVEEAVERLGALALARGIPLRTEPADEDLMVRCDPTQLVSAITNLLDNAVKYSDHGQEVEVGAVPEGDQVVVCVRDHGIGIPSRDLERVFERFYRVDKARSRATGGTGLGLSIVRHVAEAHGGEVTVESTEGEGSTFRLAIPLADAERHVAEAS; from the coding sequence TTGAGAGCACCGTCGGCCCCGGCGAGCGGCCCGGGGGACAGCGACGCAGTCCCCGACAACGACGCCTGCCGGCGGCTCGTCCACGCCCTCGACAGCGTGCCCGACGGGGTCATCGTCGTCGACGCCGCCGGCCGCGAGGAGTTCCGCAACACCGCCGCGCTGCGGTTCCGGGACGCCCGCCACGCCGAGGCGCTGGCCGAGCACGCCGTGGCGCAGCTGGTGGAGCGGGCCCGCCAGGGCGAGGTCGCCGAGCGGGAGCTGCCGCTGTTCGGCCCGCCGCGCGAGGTGCTGGTGCTGCGCGCCCTGCCGCTCGGCGACGACGGCGACGCGCTCGGCGCGGTGGCGCTGATCCACGACGTCACCGACGCCCGCCGGGTCGAGAGCGTCCGGCGCGACTTCGTCGCCAACGTGAGCCACGAGCTGAAGACCCCGATCGGCGCCCTCGGGCTGCTCGCCGAGACCATCGCCTCGGCCGACGACGTCGAGGTCGTCCGACGCCTCGCCGAGCAGCTCGTCCGCGAGTCGGACCGGCTCGGCCGCATCGTCGACGACCTCCTCGACCTGAGCCTCATCGAGGCCCAGGCCGCCCCGACCCGCGAGCCGACCCCGGTGCACGTGCTGGTGGAGGAGGCGGTGGAGCGGCTCGGCGCGCTGGCCCTCGCCCGGGGGATCCCGCTCCGCACCGAGCCCGCCGACGAGGACCTGATGGTGCGGTGCGACCCGACCCAGCTCGTCAGCGCGATCACGAACCTCCTCGACAACGCGGTGAAGTACTCCGACCACGGCCAGGAGGTGGAGGTCGGCGCGGTGCCGGAGGGCGACCAGGTCGTGGTGTGCGTGCGCGACCACGGCATCGGGATCCCGTCCCGCGACCTCGAGCGGGTGTTCGAACGCTTCTACCGGGTGGACAAGGCCCGCAGCCGGGCCACCGGCGGCACCGGGCTCGGGCTCTCGATCGTGCGCCACGTCGCCGAGGCGCACGGCGGCGAGGTGACCGTCGAGTCGACGGAGGGGGAGGGCTCGACCTTCCGCCTCGCCATCCCGCTCGCCGACGCCGAGCGCCACGTGGCGGAGGCGTCCTGA
- the pstB gene encoding phosphate ABC transporter ATP-binding protein PstB, with protein sequence MLTRPPAERREVPGESARPEPDQRQIVFELADVEVRYQGVTAVQGVDLRVAAREITAFIGPSGCGKTTVLRTLNRMHDITPGAEVRGRITYHEEDLYGPRVDVAEVRRRIGMVFQKPNPFPKSIHDNVAYGPRINGRKRGEMADLVEHALRRAALWDEVKDKLRQNALGLSGGQQQRLCIARALAVEPDVVLMDEPCSALDPIATARIEDLMQELKTDFTLVIVTHNMQQAARASDRTAFFTSDVDDAGRRVGRLVEFDTTERLFTQPTDPRTEGYITGRFG encoded by the coding sequence GTGCTCACCCGGCCGCCGGCCGAGCGACGCGAGGTCCCGGGCGAGTCCGCCCGGCCGGAGCCGGACCAGCGCCAGATCGTCTTCGAGCTCGCCGACGTCGAGGTTCGCTACCAGGGCGTGACCGCGGTGCAAGGTGTTGACCTGCGGGTCGCTGCCCGCGAGATCACCGCCTTCATCGGCCCGTCCGGCTGTGGCAAGACCACCGTCCTGCGGACCCTGAACCGGATGCACGACATCACCCCGGGCGCCGAGGTGCGGGGCCGGATCACGTACCACGAAGAGGACCTCTACGGGCCCCGGGTGGACGTCGCCGAGGTCCGGCGGCGGATCGGCATGGTGTTCCAGAAGCCGAACCCGTTCCCGAAGTCGATCCACGACAACGTCGCCTACGGGCCCCGGATCAACGGCCGGAAGCGCGGCGAGATGGCCGACCTCGTCGAGCACGCGCTCCGCCGCGCCGCCCTCTGGGACGAGGTGAAGGACAAGCTGCGGCAGAACGCCCTCGGCCTCTCCGGGGGCCAGCAGCAGCGGCTGTGCATCGCCCGGGCGCTGGCGGTCGAGCCTGACGTCGTTCTCATGGACGAGCCGTGCTCGGCCCTCGACCCCATCGCCACCGCCCGCATCGAGGACCTCATGCAGGAGCTGAAGACCGACTTCACGCTCGTGATCGTCACCCACAACATGCAGCAGGCGGCACGGGCCTCGGACCGCACCGCCTTCTTCACCTCAGACGTCGACGACGCCGGACGGCGCGTCGGGCGCCTCGTCGAGTTCGACACCACCGAGCGGCTCTTCACCCAGCCCACCGACCCTCGGACGGAGGGCTACATCACCGGGCGGTTCGGTTGA
- a CDS encoding 5'/3'-nucleotidase SurE, producing MRILVTNDDGVEAPGLRALARALVQAGYEVVVVAPDGEHSGAGAGIGRLHRSGPIGRISIEWPDLPGVPVHALATSPAAAVYAGGLGSFGPRPEFVASGVNQGLNTGHLVLHSGTVGAALTGLVLGLPGVAVSLGWGDAEHWDTAAVLAAAAVPAAAALQGRILSLNVPNLPLAELRGVRAGRPAPFAEWWHAETAPGELRLVYDGHRGEPDPDTDVGLVRAGYAAATELSGIEGAPATAAAAAIEYARAGAPASR from the coding sequence GTGCGGATCCTCGTTACGAACGACGACGGCGTCGAGGCACCGGGGTTGCGGGCCCTGGCCCGGGCGCTGGTGCAGGCCGGCTACGAGGTCGTCGTCGTCGCCCCCGACGGCGAGCACAGCGGCGCCGGCGCCGGGATCGGCCGGCTGCACCGGTCGGGCCCGATCGGGCGGATCAGCATCGAGTGGCCGGACCTCCCAGGCGTGCCCGTGCACGCGCTGGCGACGTCGCCGGCGGCGGCGGTGTACGCGGGCGGCCTCGGGTCCTTCGGCCCCCGGCCCGAGTTCGTGGCCTCGGGCGTCAACCAGGGCCTGAACACCGGTCACCTCGTCCTGCACTCCGGGACCGTCGGCGCCGCGCTCACGGGCCTCGTGCTCGGGCTGCCCGGCGTCGCGGTCAGCCTCGGCTGGGGCGACGCCGAGCACTGGGACACCGCCGCGGTCCTGGCCGCCGCCGCCGTCCCCGCCGCCGCCGCGCTGCAGGGCCGGATCCTGAGCCTGAACGTGCCGAACCTCCCGCTCGCGGAGCTGCGCGGGGTCCGGGCCGGGCGCCCGGCTCCGTTCGCCGAGTGGTGGCACGCCGAGACCGCGCCGGGCGAGTTGCGGCTCGTGTACGACGGCCACCGGGGCGAGCCCGATCCCGACACCGACGTCGGCCTCGTGCGAGCCGGGTACGCGGCGGCCACCGAGCTGTCGGGGATCGAGGGGGCGCCCGCCACCGCGGCCGCCGCCGCCATCGAGTACGCCCGCGCCGGCGCGCCCGCGTCGCGCTGA
- a CDS encoding CYTH and CHAD domain-containing protein, with translation MTVVEREIKLAAPPASALPPLSDPLAGVVAEPAGTLYLLAVYYDTDDLRLTRARASLRHRNDEGWAVKLPRADAGGDGRLDRTTYAVPGEAGSPPAEALELVRALTRSASVGPVARLRTTRRAVRLRTTSGAPIGEVVDDDVAVLGGDGPVRAFRELEFELADDAPEAQAAAIVARLRAAGAGPPDPTPKIVRALGPRAAGPPDIAPASGPARTVGDVVRAALATPVARLVAHDPGVRRGEDPEDVHQARVATRRLRSHLRTFLPLVDETWAEALRDELGWLGGALGAVRDADVLLDRLEERIAHLPGPDRAAAGQLLEALRAERERARTALLGALRSHRYAVLLDRLVDAARQPRLLPRHDGEPDEDVLRGLVRRAWDHQAAAVERLADEPADEELHAVRKRAKRARYAAEAVEPAFGKPARALAHALTEVQDVLGEHQDAVVAAQWLRDAAAGTADAGVAFAAGELAMQEQEAASRGRRAWPSTWRDASRKKLRHWL, from the coding sequence GTGACCGTCGTCGAACGCGAGATCAAGCTCGCCGCCCCGCCCGCGAGCGCCCTCCCACCGCTGTCGGACCCGCTGGCGGGCGTCGTCGCCGAACCGGCCGGCACCCTCTATCTCCTCGCGGTGTACTACGACACCGACGACCTGCGCCTGACCCGAGCCCGGGCGTCCTTGCGGCACCGCAACGACGAAGGCTGGGCGGTGAAGCTGCCGCGCGCCGACGCGGGCGGCGACGGCCGCCTCGACCGGACGACCTACGCCGTCCCCGGGGAGGCCGGCAGCCCCCCGGCCGAGGCCCTCGAGCTGGTGCGAGCGCTGACGCGCAGCGCCTCGGTGGGCCCGGTGGCCCGGCTGCGGACCACGCGGCGCGCCGTCCGGCTGCGCACGACGTCGGGGGCGCCGATCGGGGAGGTCGTCGACGACGACGTGGCCGTCCTCGGCGGCGACGGCCCGGTGCGCGCCTTCCGCGAGCTCGAGTTCGAGCTGGCCGACGACGCCCCCGAGGCCCAGGCGGCGGCGATCGTGGCCCGCCTGCGCGCCGCTGGCGCCGGTCCGCCCGACCCGACCCCGAAGATCGTGCGGGCCCTCGGGCCCCGAGCCGCCGGCCCGCCCGACATCGCCCCCGCGAGCGGCCCGGCGCGCACCGTCGGCGACGTAGTGCGGGCGGCGCTGGCCACGCCCGTGGCCCGGCTCGTCGCCCACGACCCGGGCGTGCGCCGGGGCGAGGACCCCGAGGACGTCCACCAGGCCCGGGTCGCGACCCGCCGGCTGCGCTCCCACCTGCGCACCTTCCTGCCCCTCGTCGACGAGACGTGGGCCGAGGCGCTCCGCGACGAGCTCGGCTGGCTCGGCGGCGCCCTCGGCGCCGTCCGCGACGCCGACGTGCTCCTCGACCGGCTCGAGGAACGGATCGCGCACCTGCCGGGCCCCGACCGCGCCGCGGCCGGTCAGCTGCTCGAGGCCCTCCGCGCCGAGCGCGAGCGGGCCCGGACGGCGCTGCTCGGCGCGTTGCGCAGCCACCGCTACGCGGTGCTCCTCGACCGGCTCGTCGACGCCGCCCGTCAGCCGCGCCTCCTCCCGCGCCACGACGGCGAACCGGACGAGGACGTCCTGCGTGGGCTGGTCCGCCGGGCGTGGGACCACCAGGCCGCGGCCGTGGAGCGACTCGCCGACGAGCCCGCCGACGAGGAGCTGCACGCCGTCCGCAAGCGGGCCAAGCGGGCACGGTACGCGGCCGAGGCGGTCGAGCCCGCCTTCGGCAAGCCGGCGCGGGCGCTGGCGCACGCGCTGACCGAGGTGCAGGACGTGCTCGGCGAGCACCAGGACGCCGTCGTCGCCGCCCAATGGCTGCGTGACGCCGCCGCCGGGACGGCCGACGCGGGCGTCGCCTTCGCCGCCGGCGAGCTCGCCATGCAGGAGCAGGAGGCCGCCAGCCGCGGCCGTCGAGCCTGGCCGTCGACGTGGCGGGACGCCAGCCGCAAGAAGCTCCGCCACTGGCTGTGA
- a CDS encoding PadR family transcriptional regulator, with translation MAALNPTQGSLLGFLADGPMTGWDLLQRVEGGLGRFWNITPSHVYRELQALEARKLVKAGPPGVRDRRPFTITAAGRRAFQAWVTKDPGPEQIRFPLLVTLWFGRHVDPATRDRFLEARRADHEQRLALYERIVAPDEHTAAVLAFGVAYERAVLGWLDELRRAPASSPGARDAGPGGAPRAS, from the coding sequence GTGGCGGCACTGAACCCGACCCAGGGCTCGCTCCTCGGGTTCCTCGCCGACGGCCCGATGACGGGCTGGGACCTCCTGCAGCGCGTCGAGGGCGGCCTCGGCCGCTTCTGGAACATCACGCCGAGCCACGTCTACCGGGAGCTGCAGGCCCTCGAGGCCCGCAAGCTCGTGAAGGCGGGGCCACCGGGCGTCCGCGACCGGCGGCCGTTCACGATCACCGCCGCCGGGCGGCGCGCCTTCCAGGCCTGGGTGACGAAGGACCCGGGCCCGGAGCAGATCCGGTTCCCGCTGCTCGTCACCCTCTGGTTCGGGAGGCACGTGGACCCGGCCACCCGCGACCGCTTCCTCGAGGCCCGCCGCGCCGATCACGAGCAGCGCCTGGCGCTGTACGAGCGCATCGTGGCGCCCGACGAGCACACCGCCGCGGTGCTCGCCTTCGGCGTCGCCTACGAGCGCGCCGTCCTCGGATGGCTGGACGAGCTGCGCCGGGCGCCGGCGTCGTCACCCGGGGCGCGGGACGCCGGGCCGGGTGGTGCCCCCCGCGCCTCGTGA
- a CDS encoding phosphoglycerate mutase family protein, whose product MSTTPVFLVRHAKAGSRSRWDGPDEQRPLSKVGHRQAEGIAGLLAGCGVTRIVSSPFVRCGQTVEPLARRLGLPIEPSPSLAEGTPLTEALRLVEKVTDEPTVLCTHGDVIEELLDHFRQVGGLNGEARLEKGSTWVLESDAGDLTASAYLPPPG is encoded by the coding sequence GTGAGCACGACACCGGTCTTCCTCGTCCGCCACGCCAAGGCCGGCAGCCGCAGCCGCTGGGACGGTCCCGACGAGCAGCGGCCCCTCAGCAAGGTGGGTCACCGCCAGGCCGAGGGGATCGCGGGGCTGCTCGCCGGCTGCGGCGTCACCCGGATCGTCTCGAGCCCGTTCGTGCGCTGCGGCCAGACGGTCGAGCCGCTCGCCCGCCGCCTCGGCCTCCCGATCGAGCCGTCGCCGTCGCTCGCCGAGGGGACGCCGCTCACCGAGGCCCTCCGACTGGTCGAGAAGGTCACCGACGAGCCCACGGTGCTGTGCACCCACGGCGACGTGATCGAGGAGCTCCTCGATCACTTCCGCCAGGTCGGGGGACTGAACGGCGAGGCCCGGCTCGAGAAGGGCTCGACCTGGGTCCTCGAGAGCGACGCCGGCGACCTGACCGCCTCGGCCTACCTGCCGCCCCCCGGCTGA
- the ppk1 gene encoding polyphosphate kinase 1: protein MAVPTGAPAAPTTREEGDGDRFLNRELSWLDFNARVLALAEDPGRPLLERAKFLAIFSSNLDEFFQVRVSGIQEQVLAGLRARSPDGLDPLETIRAIREQVRALVDRHTTAFTKDVAPRLREAGIRFEGWPDLDDADRFELQRTFEERVYPVLTPLAVDPAHPFPYISNLSLNLAVVVRDPETGEQRFARIKVPPALPRFVPLPGEARFVPLEQVIAAHLGRLFPGMEILDHVPFRVTRDADFELDDEDEDLLEAIESVLHRRTKFGHTVRLEVDASMSDEVLDVLCRELEIPPAAVVSIDGPLDLSGLFDICGLERPDLKDEPWLPQSPPGLLQTGDETPNLFRLLRGGDILVHHPYDSFASSVEAFVDQASRDPKVLAIKQTIYRTAGPDSSIVRSLVDAARQGKQVVALVELKARFDEQANIERARVLEEAGVHVVYGLVGLKTHAKILLVVRQEDDGVRRYCHVGTGNYNPKTATLYEDLGLLSADPALGADLAELFNHLTGYSRSVRYRRLLVAPEDLRPALRDQIRAEAAKGPGGRIVMKMNSLVDPELIDELYAASGAGTEIDLVVRGICCLRPQVPGRSERIRVRSLVGGFLEHSRIFRFGADPARATYLIGSADLMPRNLDRRVEALCPVDVPALRARLDEILTVNLADDVLAWQLAADGVWHKVETLVGLDAQARLRALATERAQARA from the coding sequence ATGGCCGTGCCGACCGGTGCGCCGGCCGCTCCCACCACGCGCGAAGAGGGAGACGGCGACCGCTTCCTGAACCGCGAGTTGTCCTGGCTCGACTTCAACGCGCGAGTGCTGGCGCTGGCCGAGGACCCGGGCCGTCCCCTGCTCGAGCGGGCGAAGTTCCTCGCCATCTTCTCGTCGAACCTCGACGAGTTCTTCCAGGTTCGCGTGTCCGGCATCCAGGAGCAGGTGCTGGCCGGGCTGCGCGCTCGCTCCCCCGACGGCCTCGACCCGCTCGAGACCATCCGCGCCATCCGCGAGCAGGTGCGTGCACTCGTCGACCGTCACACCACCGCCTTCACGAAGGACGTCGCCCCCCGCCTCCGGGAGGCCGGGATCCGCTTCGAGGGCTGGCCGGACCTCGACGACGCCGACCGGTTCGAGCTGCAGCGCACCTTCGAGGAGCGCGTCTACCCGGTGCTCACGCCGCTGGCGGTCGACCCTGCGCACCCCTTCCCGTACATCTCCAACCTGTCGCTGAACCTGGCCGTGGTCGTGCGCGACCCCGAGACGGGCGAGCAGCGGTTCGCGCGGATCAAGGTCCCGCCCGCGCTGCCCCGCTTCGTGCCCCTGCCGGGCGAGGCGCGATTCGTCCCCCTCGAGCAGGTCATCGCCGCCCACCTCGGCCGCCTCTTCCCGGGCATGGAGATCCTCGACCACGTCCCGTTCCGCGTGACGCGCGACGCCGACTTCGAGCTCGACGACGAGGACGAGGACCTGCTCGAGGCGATCGAGTCGGTGCTGCACCGGCGCACGAAGTTCGGGCACACGGTGCGCCTCGAGGTCGACGCGTCGATGAGCGACGAGGTCCTCGACGTGCTGTGCCGCGAGCTCGAGATCCCGCCCGCCGCCGTCGTCAGCATCGACGGGCCGCTCGACCTCAGCGGGCTCTTCGACATCTGCGGGCTCGAGCGACCCGACCTCAAGGACGAGCCGTGGCTCCCCCAGAGCCCGCCCGGGCTCCTCCAAACGGGCGACGAGACCCCCAACCTGTTCCGACTGCTGCGCGGCGGCGACATCCTCGTCCACCACCCATACGACTCGTTCGCGAGCTCGGTCGAGGCGTTCGTCGACCAGGCGTCGCGCGACCCGAAGGTCCTGGCGATCAAGCAGACCATCTACCGCACCGCGGGCCCCGACAGCTCCATCGTGCGCTCGCTCGTGGACGCCGCCCGCCAGGGCAAGCAGGTCGTGGCGCTCGTCGAGCTTAAGGCGCGCTTCGACGAGCAGGCGAACATCGAGCGGGCACGCGTCCTCGAGGAGGCCGGCGTCCACGTCGTGTACGGCCTCGTGGGGCTCAAGACCCACGCCAAGATCCTCCTCGTCGTCCGCCAGGAGGACGACGGCGTTCGCCGCTACTGCCACGTCGGGACCGGCAACTACAACCCGAAGACGGCGACCCTCTACGAGGACCTCGGGCTGCTGTCCGCCGACCCGGCGCTCGGCGCCGACCTCGCCGAGCTGTTCAACCACCTGACCGGCTACAGCCGGTCGGTGCGCTACCGGCGACTGCTGGTGGCACCCGAGGACCTGCGCCCCGCGCTGCGCGACCAGATCCGCGCCGAGGCGGCGAAGGGGCCCGGGGGGCGCATCGTCATGAAGATGAACAGCCTCGTGGATCCCGAGCTCATCGACGAGCTCTACGCCGCCTCCGGCGCCGGCACCGAGATCGACCTCGTCGTGCGCGGGATCTGCTGCCTCCGCCCGCAGGTGCCCGGCCGGTCGGAGCGCATCCGGGTCCGATCGCTCGTCGGTGGGTTCCTCGAGCACTCGCGGATCTTCCGCTTCGGCGCCGACCCGGCCCGGGCCACGTACCTGATCGGCTCGGCCGACCTCATGCCCCGCAACCTCGACCGCCGGGTCGAGGCCCTCTGCCCGGTCGACGTGCCCGCGCTCCGCGCTCGACTCGACGAGATCCTGACCGTGAACCTCGCCGACGACGTCCTGGCCTGGCAGCTGGCCGCCGACGGCGTGTGGCACAAGGTGGAGACCCTCGTGGGTCTCGACGCGCAGGCCCGGCTCCGCGCCCTCGCCACGGAGCGGGCGCAGGCCCGGGCGTGA